In one Heteronotia binoei isolate CCM8104 ecotype False Entrance Well chromosome 1, APGP_CSIRO_Hbin_v1, whole genome shotgun sequence genomic region, the following are encoded:
- the ACKR3 gene encoding atypical chemokine receptor 3 yields the protein MSGVDLHSIFDVEVGNFTEANLTCHGDCITVDSVLCTNTLNKSVLLYILAVFYIFIFMIGLVANFIVVWMNFQAKTTGYETHLYIFNLAVADLCVILTVPVWVVSLVHHGQWHMGENMCKITLLVFSINLYGSIFFLACMSVDRYLSVVYFTASNSAKKKMIRRCICVFVWLFAFFVSLPDAYYLKTVSSNGETYCRSLYPEENAKEWLVGMELSSVVLGFVIPFPVIAIFYCLLARTICTSSDQEKKSNGKIIFSYVIVFLICWLPYHVTVLLDIFAALHFIPFSCQLENFLYTALHVTQCLSLVHCCVNPILYSFINRNYKYELMKAFIFKYSAKTGLTKLIDTSRVSETEYSALEQNAK from the coding sequence ATGAGTGGCGTTGATTTGCATTCGATATTTGATGTGGAAGTGGGGAACTTTACAGAAGCTAACTTGACCTGCCATGGAGACTGTATCACCGTGGACTCTGTATTATGCACGAATACGCTCAACAAAAGCGTTCTGCTCTACATCCTGGCTGTTTTTTACATCTTCATATTCATGATAGGGCTGGTGGCCAATTTCATTGTGGTCTGGATGAACTTCCAAGCCAAAACAACCGGCTACGAAACCCACCTCTACATCTTCAATCTAGCTGTTGCTGACTTGTGCGTGATCCTCACCGTGCCTGTCTGGGTCGTCTCCCTTGTTCACCACGGCCAGTGGCACATGGGGGAGAACATGTGCAAGATTACACTCCTTGTGTTTTCCATAAATTTGTACGGAAGCATCTTTTTCTTGGCTTGCATGAGTGTTGATAGATATCTCTCAGTTGTCTACTTCACTGCCTCCAACAGTGCTAAAAAGAAGATGATCCGCCGTTGCATCTGTGTCTTTGTGTggctttttgccttttttgtgtcTCTTCCTGATGCCTATTACCTAAAGACCGTTTCTTCCAATGGTGAAACCTACTGCCGCTCCCTCTACCCAGAGGAGAATGCTAAAGAATGGCTGGTGGGAATGGAGCTGAGCTCGGTGGTTCTAGGCTTCGTCATTCCCTTTCCTGTCATCGCCATTTTCTACTGCCTTCTAGCAAGGACCATTTGCACTTCTAGTGACCAAGAGAAGAAGAGCAACGGGAAGATCATCTTCTCCTACGTCATTGTGTTCCTCATCTGCTGGCTGCCATACCATGTGACTGTCCTTCTTGACATCTTTGCAGCCCTCCATTTCATACCCTTCAGCTGCCAGCTGGAGAACTTCCTTTATACAGCGCTTCACGTGACTCAGTGCCTGTCCTTAGTTCACTGCTGCGTCAACCCCATCCTCTACAGCTTCATCAACCGAAACTACAAGTATGAACTTATGAAGGCGTTCATCTTTAAGTACTCGGCTAAAACTGGCCTTACTAAACTGATCGATACTTCCAGGGTATCAGAAACGGAGTACTCCGCGCTGGAACAAAATGCAAAATGA